Below is a genomic region from Elusimicrobiota bacterium.
AAGCAAATTTAATACAAGTGGAAACATTTCTGATTTAATAATATTTGTAGATAAAGAACAGAAAGAAGATGATAACAATAAAGGTAAAGGAAAGGATAAAGATAAAGATGATAAAATAGAGGCGGGCGAGATAAAAGTAGATGGAGAAAGCAAACTTACAGCAATTGTTTATGCACCGTATTCTGAAATAAAAGTGGATGGCAAAGGCAATGCTGTTGGCAGTTACTTTGGGCTTGAATCTGATGTAAATGGCGAAGCAACCGTTTCAGTTAATAAACCCACAACACTACTTGCTTCTGCTCCAGTATCTCAAGCGCTCAATCGTGCAATTTCTGACTTTGTAAAAGGTGAGATATATGTATATCCCAATCCCGCAAAAGGCGGGAAATATCCAACGATACACATAGAGTGTGGTGTTGCCGACAAAGTTGAAATACGAATTTACAACATCGCCGGTGAATTTATACATTCAACAGAGATTACAGAATCGCCACAGGACAGGAACAATGATGGAAAATACGAATACGAATACACTTGGGATGTCTCCGACATTGCCAGTGGCGTGTATATCTACACAATAAGGGCGAAGAAAAACGGATATTCGGACATAAAGGCAACAGGTAAGGCGGCAGTCATAAAATAAAGGAGGCAAATTTATGTCAAATTTTATAGTCAGTGAAATAATAGATGGTGATACTTTCAAAGTTAGTGGTGGTTGGAAATGGAACGATAAAACAGGAGATGCTGTTCGTCCTACAGGGTACGATACTCCAGAGAAAGGAGAATCTGGCTATGAAGAAGCAAAAAGGAAATTGACAAACTTAATTTTAAATAAGACAGTTGACATTAGAGATGTTAAAACGGTTGATAAATATGGAAGATTGGTAGCAGATGTTTATTATAATGGCCGTTATCTTGCCGAGTATTTTCCAGAGTATAAGATTTAATAAAGATTTTAGCAAAAACTGAAACGGGAGTTTTTTATGATTTTTATGACCAGAAAGATTTTTATCTGTGTAATCTGTATTTTCAATCTGTGTAATCTGTGTTTTGCAAACAGCGGAGCGTCTTTTCTTAACATCGGAACATCCGCACGAGCAATCTCAATGGGCGGGGCATATGTGGGCGTAGCAGACGACGCAAACGCAATCAGTTACAATCCCGCCGGATTATCGCAGTTAAACAGGAATGAAATAACCGCCCAGCATACTGAGTGGATAAGCGATATACGGCACGACTTTCTTGCCGGAGCGTTTCCTTTACAAAACAGCACAGTCGGTTTCAGCGTGATTTATTTATCACAGGGCAAAATAGAGGGACGGGATGAAAATAGGAACATAACTGACAGTTTCTCTGCCTACGATACCGCATTGACATTTTCTTACAGTAAGCAGATAAGCAGGACAGCAGGTAAGCAGTTAAGTTTAGGCACTAATCTGAAAATCATACAACAGAAAATAGAATCTGAAACAGCAACGGGTATCGCTTTTGACATTGGCTTACTTACTCGCTTACTCGCTCAATCGCTTAATCGCTTTACTTTCGGCTTTTCATTCCAGAATCTCGGACCGAAAATGACATTTATCTCTGAGGGTTATAATTTACCGCTAACAGCGACATTAGGTGCGGGCTACACAATAAAAAGAGCATTGACACTTGCACTTGATATTAAGCAAAAAATTTATGATAACAAAACAGAAATATCAATCGGCACAGAATATGTCCCGTTTACACCTCTTGCATTGCGGGCTGGTTATCTACTTCCCACTTCCGACTACCGACTTACTGACTTTAAAGATTTCGGCGGTGGTTTAGGACTTCGTATACTCAACTTCTCCACCGACTATGCCTTCGTCCCTTATGGCGTTCTTGGCAATACACACAGAATAAGTTTTTCAGTAAAGTTTTAGTTTGGAAGAGACCTATCTATAATTTCATATGAATAATGCGAAAATAATTGGGATTTTTTTGCAATTGGTTATCTAATATTCTTCTATGTATGGATATACCAATTTTTTCTCTTGGCAAAATATAACAAATTAAAGGAAGAAGGAAAAACCATAAATATAATATATGAAAAATAGCCTGAAGAAGTAGAATATGTTTTAACAATTTCAACATGGATAGGTTCATTCTGGGCCTATATATATTTTTATTATCAGAGATTTGATTTTTTAAAAATAGTCTCCTATTTATGAATTTAAAAGTTGCTCAATATAGTTTTATCATTGCGGTATCCATGGTTTGTTTGACATTTTTCGTTATTAAATTTCCAAAAACTATGGATAAAATTACTTTATTATATTACGCAAATACAGTCTTTTTGTTTATTCTGTTTATTGTGCGGTATACAACAAGGACAATTGTTGGATATATTTTAGATAATCATCTAATTGATTGGCTAATAAATTTACTAATAGCGTTCAGTGGTACAATGGCAATCACGAATACAGACAATATAACTGGTTGGTATATATTTATCGGATTTCTTTTCATCTTTGCTGCCATTAAGGATTATTCAATATTAAGAAAATTCAGGAAATTGAAATACAAAGTGGTTTTAAAACATGAAAGGGCATATAGAGAAAAGCATATATTAAATGAGATGGTCATAGGCGGGAGTTGTATCTTTTGGAGTTATGTTATTCCGTACATAAAAAAGAATTATCAAAATTGTGTAGTAATCATTAGCGGTGTATCAATTATGATATATGGAATAATTAGTATAATTATATATTGGCGAGAATATAACTTACGAAAGAAAGAAAATAGCAAAAATTAATAGCTATCACGTTGGGATTGTAAAGTTCACTGCTTGCCAGGCGATTTCTGTTTAATCTTTGAAAACAAAATTTAAGGAAGTAAGAAGCAATAAAGGAGAATATTTTACGAACGGTTAAAGACCAAAAAAGGTAATGGCAAAGCGATAATAGCAACAGCGAGAAAAATACTTGAGATAATCTACAACACATTGGAGAATGATTGGGTATTTGAAGATTTTAATAATTTTGTATTAGTATAAAAATTGAAACAAAGTAAATTTTCTACTCAAAACTTGATTTTTATCATAGGAGTATTCATAATGTAAATTTTGTGTATTTTGACGCTTATAGGTAAAATTTGCGGGGTGGTTAGGCACGGGTTCAAGTACCGAGTAAAGATTGAAAAAACTCGGGGCATTAGAACGAAGGACTCAAAGTCCTGCCTGATTCAGTTCAACTGTCGGTGTAGGCAACTGACACAAAAAAGTTGTTACTGGAGTGCCAAATCTCTTTGTGCTGACCACCCCACTTTGTTATATGCTTAAACTCGGCACATCTAGTTTCTCCTATCCCGACTGGAAAGGTAGTGTCTACCCACAGAAACTCCAGCCCCAAATCCCATCAAATACTGTGGACAAGAATTTGGTTTTTACTGTGTATTGATAATAAACTTAATCCTACCCCAAAATTTTTCTTGCCTTTTGACCTGAAAAAAGTATAATGATCTTGTGAAGAAATACAGATTTAATCTTATTTGCAACCAGCGAGATAAAAAGTGCAAGTATAAACGGCTTGAAAAATATACATTTTACTGTATGAACTACAAGGCAAAGATAAAATGTGATAACGAGGCGGAAAAAAAATCTTGACAAATTTGAAAAGTGAAAACAGAATGACAGCAGAAAAAAATAATAGTGATTTTTTCAGCGAACAAATTTATCGTTTGACAGTGTTTTATAATCAATTTGTTCATTTTCTGACTGACTTTTTCAGCAGTGGCGGCCTCATAATATTTTCGGACGAAGCGACAGAAAATTACTCAAAACTACTAGACAAAATCAGGGAGATTTTATCCCAAGAATGTTTTAAGGATTTAGCAGACGAGAACTGGTATCCATTTAAAAGTTTAGTTTATTTTGAAGATTTTGATATAGAATGGAAAGAGAGGAAAGAGGATTGCTATAATTTTTTAAACAGGGTAAATCATCTATATATCACTAATGGTAAAAAAAAATATCCGCTAACTAAAACCGACCAGCAAATATTTAATACGATACAAAAATGTCTGAAGAAATTGGAAGGAAAAACCCGAGAGTCACTTGAATATAAAATAAATTTGTTTAAGCAACAAATATCGCTGCTTAAGAAATTATGGGAAGTTTTAATGGACCTACTAAAAAATTGTGATGCAGGTTCATTTTTCATAGTAAATGAAAAAGTTCAGGAGATTTATATAAAACTCTATACAAAAATAGAAGAGATTATCACTTGGTCTGCATTTGAAGACCTATCCCAAATTTATGAAAGGCCGTTTAAATCATTATACGATACACCTGAAAATCTGGCAAAGACATGGAATGAAAAAGCGGAAAAAATAGTGAACTCGTTTTATGGTAAAATAATGGAAGTATATACATTATCTGGAAAACCTGCATTTGTTGAAAGTCCAGAGGATAAAAAATTTTTTGAAGAAGTAAAATTAGCACTTGCTAATTTTAAGTCATACAAATTGCAAAGGTTAAAAACTCTGAAATCCAAGCAGAAAGAAAAATTACCGCCCAAGCAAAAATACAGTTTAGAAACAAAAAAAGATAGTGTTAAATTTGAAGGTGAAGAACTCTACTATATTGATAGGCGACACAAGAAAAAGAGAACTTGTAATGCTAAGCATTCAAAAATTTTAAGTATTCTAAAGGAACAAGAAAATGAATATGTCCCAGCCGAGAAAATCATATACAAAATGTGGGATATTAAAAAAATTACCACGAATACAAAAAAGTACCACAAGAAATATTACCATCGGTTATACGAAAGAATAAAAGAGATAAAACAAGCAATTGATAGAACGAACAAAGCGTTGGGAGAAAACATAATTCAAATAAAAAGCAATACCTACAAACTCATCCTTACCAAAAAATAACTTTCCAAACTTGCCCAAATCTTGCCCAACAAAGTTGCCCAAGTTGGGCAAAACACAATTCATAAACCGATTTACCGATAATAATCCTCTTACCTAACTTGCCCAAAATTAGCCCATATGCGGGCAATCATTGACAGTATTAAATTCTGCGTTATACTTTTATTAGAGAGCCCTAATTCCAAGATACACTGAAAGCGAGCCCTGATAGAACAATTTCTAACAGAGCGAATAAAAAAAACTGGAGGTGTATCTATGGAATTATCGGATGGATTAAATTATACAGGACTTTTTTCCGAAGATGAAATTTCAATAGTAAAGAGGGTGATTGCAAATTTTAGAGCGACAAACGATTCACTCAAAAACAGTAATTTCAACGACATGTTAGAAGATATATGTGCTGATAAACTGTATCCTGCAAAAACCAAGAATAAGACACTAAAGAAATCTATGATTGTAGAAATTGTGAAAAACGCCTTATTAAATATTTTAGAACATCAAAAAACGAATAAAGAAAGGGTAAATTACGAAAAAGAATCACTTGATAAAGTAATAGTGGACGACAAAACCGGTGAAAATGTTTTTCTTATTGATATTATTCCTGATAAAATGGATTTTGAGAAACAGGTTTTAAGCAGGATGGATTTTAATATAAGAAAGAAAAAACTAACCAAAATTCAAAAGAAGATTTGTAGGTTGCTTGAATATATGTATTCAGAAAGAAAAATTGCAAAAAAATTAAAGAAGTCAAGAAACACAATTTCCGACGAGATAAAGCAGATAAGAAATATTTTTTCTGAAAAAACTTAAAAAATAGAGAGCCACTTTTGTGATTTTTCTTGTTTATATATAGTAGAGGGATAAAATGTCTAAAAGAGCACTTTTAAGGTTTACATTTCCGAAAATCAATCTTTCAGTTATAAGAACCTGTTTTAAACAGGCAATTCGCGATACTGAATTTGTGTTTGGAAAAGAAAAGGTAAAAATATCGTTTGAAGGGTATCATATTTTCAGACCGAACAAAAAAGGACTGCGAAGATTATTGATAGATGTCGGGACACCTGTTGGCGAACACATCGCAAAAATATTTACAGGGCTTTTGATAAAAAAACACAGACGATTCAGAGTAGAAAGGGTTTTTCCATAATGAGTGATTATATAAAACACATCATTGAATCCGGCAATAATAAATTAAACGGAAAATTATATTTCAAAATATTTTCGGGTGAAATAGTATATCTTGAAAAATTAGAAAGAATCTTCCCAAAAGAAAAAGCAGAAAATAAAATTCTCATACCCGTAGGGCTGTGCTCAAAATTTATTGACAGGTTAAGAAAAGACAATTTCTTCGGCAACCTTGTTTTTAGTTTCAATAACGGTAAAATAACCGAAATTAAAATAAGCCAAATATACAAATTAGAAGATATAAAAAAATTTCTCGCGTTATCAGGATAAAAAATGGAAAAACGATTATTGAATATAAACGAGGCATCAGAATATATGGGATTGAGCAAGAACACACTTTATGCCTGGGTGTGTCAGCGGAAAATTCCATTCGTAAAATGCGGTCGTCTGACAAAGTTTGATATTAGAGATATTGACAAATGGATTGAAGAAAAAAAAGTGAAAGAACAAATTTTTTAATTTGGTACGTGGTATTGACAAAATCTTTAATTTTAGTATAATTCTTACAAAGGATAAAAAAAATAAAAAAATGGCAATTTACAAAAAAGGTGAGAATTGGTATATTGATTACTATGCTCATGGGCGTAGAAAGCGAGAAAAAATAGGTCCAAGCAAAAAATTGGCTGAACAGGTTCTGGCAAAAAGAAAAGTTGAAATTGCCGAAAATAGATTTCTGGATATTAAAAGACAAAAAGAAATAACTTTTGAGAATATGGCAAAAGAATATATTGAAAGATATGCCAAATTAAATAAAAAATCTTGGATAAGCGATGTTGACTATTTAAAAAACATTATTCCATTTTTTCAAAGTAAATATCTTTTTGAAATAAATCCTCAGATGATTGAAGATTACAAAGCAAAAAGGATTCAAGACGGAGTAAAACCTTCTACTGTTAATCATGAACTTGCTTGTATGAAATGTATTTACTCTAAAGCTATTGAATGGGATAAGGCAACAGAAAACCCTGTAAAAAAAGTGAAGATGTTCAAGGTAAATGATCACCGAATACGATTCTTAGAAAAAGGTGAATTGAAATTCTTGTTGGATGTTTGTAAGGAGCCACTTAAATCAATAGTGATTTTTGCAGTTAATACAGGGATGCGATTAAGCGAAATAATAAATCTTGTTTGGGACAATGTTGATTTTGTAAGGGGATTGATTACAGTAACCAATACAAAAAATAACGAGATACGCTATATACCAGTAAATACCACTTTAAGTAATCTTTTAGAAAAACTAAAACAAAAATGTAATCCTAATAGCGCATATGTTTTTTGTGATTCAAATGGGAAAAAGTTTAAAAGATACACTATTTCACATAAATTTGCTAAGGCAGTGAAAGCTGCAAAAATAAGGAATTTTAGATTTCACGATTTAAGACACACTTTTGCAAGTTATCTTGCTATGGCAGGTGTAGATATTATGACAATTAAAGAATTGTTAGGTCACAAGAGTTTAACTATGACATTAAGGTATTCGCATCTATCACCAAATTTCAAGCGGTCAGCAGTAGAGGTTCTTTGCACACGGATGGACACTATTTGGACACCAAAGGTAAAAACTAACGGGTTGTTAAACAAAGAAAAATTTATTTTGTCGTCGGTAAAAATGTAATTTGGGCCCGTAGCTCAGCTGGTAGAGCACTTGACTTTTAATCAAGGGGTCGCGCGTTCGAATCGCGCCGGGCTCATTTTCTTATCTAACAATTGGTATATACCAATTGGTATATATTGCCGACGAGCATAATGTCAAAAAAATCAACCATTAAAGCACTTAATCTTGTCTACAAATCAGCATTAAAGATACCATTAAATATTGAAAAAGGCAGATTCACAGTTTTATCCGACCAGCATTTAGGCGATGGTAAACCAGGCAGTGATGATTTCGCAGTTAACAGAGATATTTATCTCGCTGTATTAAACTTCTATTATGAAAACGGTTTTACCATTATAGAAGTTGGCGATATAGAAGAACTATGGGAATGCGATTTTGAGAAAGTAAACTCGGTATATTCGGAAATTTATGC
It encodes:
- a CDS encoding thermonuclease family protein; the protein is MSNFIVSEIIDGDTFKVSGGWKWNDKTGDAVRPTGYDTPEKGESGYEEAKRKLTNLILNKTVDIRDVKTVDKYGRLVADVYYNGRYLAEYFPEYKI
- a CDS encoding PorV/PorQ family protein; translated protein: MTRKIFICVICIFNLCNLCFANSGASFLNIGTSARAISMGGAYVGVADDANAISYNPAGLSQLNRNEITAQHTEWISDIRHDFLAGAFPLQNSTVGFSVIYLSQGKIEGRDENRNITDSFSAYDTALTFSYSKQISRTAGKQLSLGTNLKIIQQKIESETATGIAFDIGLLTRLLAQSLNRFTFGFSFQNLGPKMTFISEGYNLPLTATLGAGYTIKRALTLALDIKQKIYDNKTEISIGTEYVPFTPLALRAGYLLPTSDYRLTDFKDFGGGLGLRILNFSTDYAFVPYGVLGNTHRISFSVKF
- a CDS encoding helix-turn-helix domain-containing protein, which encodes MELSDGLNYTGLFSEDEISIVKRVIANFRATNDSLKNSNFNDMLEDICADKLYPAKTKNKTLKKSMIVEIVKNALLNILEHQKTNKERVNYEKESLDKVIVDDKTGENVFLIDIIPDKMDFEKQVLSRMDFNIRKKKLTKIQKKICRLLEYMYSERKIAKKLKKSRNTISDEIKQIRNIFSEKT
- a CDS encoding helix-turn-helix domain-containing protein, with protein sequence MEKRLLNINEASEYMGLSKNTLYAWVCQRKIPFVKCGRLTKFDIRDIDKWIEEKKVKEQIF
- a CDS encoding tyrosine-type recombinase/integrase yields the protein MAIYKKGENWYIDYYAHGRRKREKIGPSKKLAEQVLAKRKVEIAENRFLDIKRQKEITFENMAKEYIERYAKLNKKSWISDVDYLKNIIPFFQSKYLFEINPQMIEDYKAKRIQDGVKPSTVNHELACMKCIYSKAIEWDKATENPVKKVKMFKVNDHRIRFLEKGELKFLLDVCKEPLKSIVIFAVNTGMRLSEIINLVWDNVDFVRGLITVTNTKNNEIRYIPVNTTLSNLLEKLKQKCNPNSAYVFCDSNGKKFKRYTISHKFAKAVKAAKIRNFRFHDLRHTFASYLAMAGVDIMTIKELLGHKSLTMTLRYSHLSPNFKRSAVEVLCTRMDTIWTPKVKTNGLLNKEKFILSSVKM